Proteins encoded together in one Rubripirellula reticaptiva window:
- a CDS encoding PQQ-dependent sugar dehydrogenase, translating to MQRLLFLWAWGLAAIAINANADRANADEPLRWQSSRIKGTPDPPLPYRLERIFADADLKGPTEMVRLPETNRWVVVQQNGTVVTFDKSDPSNLHTAMEGKTFGKPLSRSYGITFDPDFPRTPECYLAYTSLLKTADGTRVSRFRVTDTNLMTIDPASETVLATWNSEGHSGGSLHFGADGYLYVSVGDGQDPNPPDRLDTGQDLSDFEASILRIDVRGHSPEQPYRIPKDNPFVGVPGVRGEIWAFGLRNPWKMSFNPKDNSLWTGDVGWEMREMVYKIERGANYGWSQTEGSQVVKSDGYRSDIPITPPTVEHDHTEARSITGGYFWQSDRISALKDAYIYGDWMTGKIWALKYADGKVTWQAEIADSTLQIICFASDDDGEILTIGYDGTIHRLIPNLDESAAAAFPRRLSDTGLFTKTEDQTPAVGVIPYSINAHHWSDHTDSQQWIGIVSNEKISTFDKSDWQTGQVAGFFSFPHNTVLAKTVTYLADTSDPASQRRLETQVLHRNHDDWNAYNYIWNDDQTDAILQDNVAVTRELTIADPSQPSGHRTQTWLHASRDQCSLCHIWSASTVHGFKLDQLNRTYADESENQLDKLKRIGLLDEISADVGVCANPYDHLASIEDRARTYLDLNCAHCHRRGGGGTAPFELVRNVDLDQLNLVNAMPTQGTFNIPDARVVASGDPSRSVLLYRMAKAGRGHMPQFGPTLVDDAGIQIVHDWIASLDADVPAQPYDDTISQLIHSPVDDDTTDRINSLLQSVPSALALSVACADRDMPASLREQIAAKASKDTLPEVRDLFERFLPAHLRIVRLGDHVIENELLSIPGDIARGRDLYFNQSGITCKQCHRISDPGPAVGPDLNNIGGTRTPLEVLQSILDPSAKIEEKYRGYIALTTDGQVISGLKQSETKDAVYLIDAQGKSHELLQDEIEDLKPLEKSLMPDRLLADLTAQQAADLLAFLTSQKSPN from the coding sequence GTGCAGCGTCTTCTATTTTTGTGGGCATGGGGCCTAGCGGCGATCGCGATAAACGCGAACGCAGATCGGGCAAACGCTGACGAACCTCTTCGCTGGCAATCCTCTCGAATCAAGGGCACCCCGGACCCGCCGTTGCCCTACCGGCTCGAACGCATTTTCGCGGACGCCGATTTAAAAGGGCCCACGGAAATGGTTCGTCTTCCCGAAACCAATCGATGGGTCGTCGTCCAGCAAAACGGAACCGTCGTTACGTTCGACAAGTCGGATCCATCTAACCTGCACACCGCGATGGAAGGTAAGACGTTCGGTAAACCATTGTCGCGTAGCTACGGTATCACCTTCGATCCAGACTTTCCCCGCACGCCCGAATGCTATCTCGCTTACACATCGCTTTTGAAAACAGCCGATGGAACTCGCGTTTCGCGTTTTCGCGTAACCGATACGAACCTGATGACGATCGACCCGGCTAGCGAAACCGTTCTGGCAACTTGGAATAGCGAAGGACACTCCGGCGGCAGTCTGCACTTCGGCGCCGATGGTTACTTATACGTGTCGGTCGGCGACGGCCAAGATCCCAATCCTCCCGATCGATTGGACACCGGCCAGGATTTATCGGACTTCGAAGCATCGATTTTACGCATTGATGTGCGTGGTCATTCACCCGAGCAACCGTACCGAATCCCCAAAGACAATCCGTTTGTCGGAGTGCCAGGCGTGCGAGGTGAGATTTGGGCATTCGGACTGCGAAATCCCTGGAAGATGTCGTTCAACCCCAAAGACAACTCGCTATGGACCGGCGATGTGGGTTGGGAAATGCGAGAGATGGTCTACAAAATCGAGCGAGGTGCCAACTATGGCTGGAGCCAGACCGAAGGCAGCCAAGTCGTCAAGAGTGACGGCTACCGCAGCGACATACCGATCACGCCGCCGACAGTCGAACATGATCACACCGAGGCTCGCAGCATTACCGGTGGCTATTTCTGGCAAAGTGATCGCATTTCAGCGCTCAAAGATGCCTACATCTACGGCGACTGGATGACAGGGAAAATATGGGCGTTGAAATACGCCGACGGCAAAGTCACCTGGCAAGCGGAAATCGCCGACAGCACATTGCAGATCATCTGCTTCGCGAGCGACGACGATGGAGAAATTTTAACCATCGGCTATGACGGAACAATCCATCGGTTGATTCCAAACCTTGATGAGTCCGCGGCCGCCGCCTTCCCCCGCCGACTTAGCGACACAGGCCTGTTCACGAAGACCGAGGATCAAACCCCCGCAGTCGGCGTGATTCCCTATTCGATCAACGCTCACCACTGGTCCGATCACACTGATTCGCAACAGTGGATCGGAATCGTGAGTAACGAAAAGATTTCGACGTTCGACAAGAGTGATTGGCAAACCGGTCAGGTTGCTGGTTTCTTTTCATTCCCCCACAACACCGTGCTAGCCAAAACGGTCACTTACTTAGCTGACACTTCGGACCCAGCATCTCAGCGCCGGCTCGAAACGCAAGTTCTGCATCGCAACCACGATGATTGGAACGCGTACAATTACATTTGGAACGACGACCAAACTGACGCGATCCTGCAAGACAATGTCGCAGTGACTCGCGAATTGACGATCGCAGATCCATCGCAGCCAAGCGGGCATCGGACCCAAACATGGCTGCACGCCAGCCGCGATCAATGCTCGCTGTGCCACATTTGGAGCGCTAGCACGGTTCATGGTTTCAAACTGGACCAGCTCAATCGAACCTACGCCGACGAATCCGAGAACCAGCTTGATAAGCTAAAACGCATCGGACTTTTAGACGAAATATCAGCCGACGTTGGTGTCTGCGCCAACCCTTATGACCACTTGGCTTCAATCGAAGACCGGGCACGCACCTACCTCGATCTGAACTGTGCCCATTGCCATCGTCGCGGCGGCGGAGGAACCGCGCCGTTCGAACTGGTCCGCAACGTTGACTTGGACCAATTAAATTTGGTCAACGCGATGCCAACGCAGGGAACCTTCAATATTCCAGACGCACGAGTTGTCGCGTCTGGCGACCCGAGCCGCAGTGTCCTGCTGTACCGGATGGCTAAGGCTGGACGCGGTCATATGCCGCAATTTGGACCAACCCTGGTCGATGATGCCGGTATTCAAATTGTCCACGACTGGATCGCGTCGCTTGACGCCGATGTACCTGCCCAGCCATACGACGATACAATCTCGCAGCTCATCCATTCACCCGTTGATGATGACACCACCGATCGGATCAACAGCCTGTTGCAGTCCGTCCCGTCGGCGCTGGCCCTATCGGTCGCCTGTGCAGACCGAGACATGCCGGCATCGCTGCGCGAACAAATCGCCGCGAAAGCATCCAAGGACACATTGCCCGAAGTGCGAGATCTGTTCGAGCGGTTTCTTCCCGCACATCTCCGTATCGTTCGACTGGGCGATCACGTTATCGAGAATGAATTGCTAAGCATTCCGGGCGACATTGCCCGTGGTCGCGACCTGTACTTCAACCAATCAGGCATCACGTGCAAACAATGTCACCGCATCAGCGATCCCGGCCCTGCGGTCGGTCCCGACTTGAACAACATCGGCGGAACTCGAACACCTCTGGAAGTGTTGCAAAGCATCTTGGATCCTTCTGCCAAGATCGAAGAAAAGTACCGAGGCTACATTGCCCTAACGACGGACGGCCAGGTAATCAGTGGCTTGAAGCAAAGCGAAACCAAAGACGCGGTGTATCTAATCGACGCACAAGGAAAATCGCACGAGCTTTTGCAAGACGAAATCGAGGACCTAAAGCCGCTGGAAAAATCCTTGATGCCCGATCGACTGCTCGCCGACCTGACGGCCCAACAAGCCGCCGACCTATTGGCATTCCTGACGTCACAGAAAAGTCCGAACTAG
- a CDS encoding AlkZ-related protein has translation MIKTFEEAFQFVIEHKVCTVFGSKGSPYPSLWDNTGLSEQKPKEGGWNPKVMAVWDWKTRIPQTYPDAVYYGKMPGGDAALIEMQHFRDVHYPAAYQSVGELDALSQAVYELVRLEPGYTGTVRKRAIAKEGCTKSQFDTSLKKLQVSLNIVRANDVKLKNDFWLTMREVHLDIVQQHELGQ, from the coding sequence ATGATCAAGACATTCGAAGAAGCTTTTCAGTTTGTGATCGAGCACAAAGTTTGCACGGTATTTGGAAGCAAGGGATCGCCCTATCCATCGCTCTGGGACAACACGGGACTATCCGAACAAAAACCGAAAGAAGGCGGTTGGAATCCCAAGGTCATGGCAGTTTGGGATTGGAAGACTCGGATTCCGCAGACATATCCCGACGCCGTGTATTACGGAAAGATGCCTGGTGGCGATGCTGCGCTGATCGAAATGCAACACTTTCGCGACGTGCATTACCCCGCCGCGTACCAATCCGTTGGTGAACTCGATGCGCTATCGCAAGCCGTCTATGAACTTGTGCGGCTTGAACCGGGATACACCGGCACAGTTCGTAAACGAGCGATCGCCAAAGAAGGGTGCACGAAGAGCCAGTTCGATACCTCGCTAAAGAAACTGCAAGTCAGCTTGAATATCGTCCGAGCGAATGACGTAAAACTCAAAAATGATTTTTGGCTAACAATGCGCGAGGTTCATCTGGACATCGTGCAACAGCACGAATTGGGACAATAA
- a CDS encoding methyltransferase, with product MRRLVLGLLLTVCCSLGCRTEYREDLDYSYDVRQTWTVDELAFGEIVQFESVFWEADDTISLRKEIVDNTIAAGRDVLEIGTGTGLISILCLQNDAKRVVATDINPAAAACAKYNAAMLAPDDELDVRLVSQQSPGAFAVIRSDEKFDLIISNPPWEDGSINQPLDHAFYDPGFALMDSLLDGLPEHLKPGGKCLLAYGHVPAIKRLQSEAAKRKLTLKILDDRDLDLLSTDFLPGMLVEIKTPLTK from the coding sequence ATGCGACGTCTTGTCCTCGGTCTTCTGTTGACGGTTTGCTGTTCACTCGGTTGCCGAACCGAATACCGCGAAGATTTGGATTACTCGTACGACGTTCGTCAGACTTGGACGGTCGACGAGTTGGCGTTTGGCGAGATTGTGCAATTCGAGTCGGTGTTCTGGGAAGCCGATGACACGATCTCGCTGCGCAAAGAAATCGTCGACAACACGATCGCCGCAGGACGTGACGTTCTGGAAATTGGCACCGGCACAGGATTGATCTCGATCCTGTGTCTGCAGAACGACGCCAAGCGAGTCGTTGCGACGGACATCAATCCCGCTGCTGCTGCATGTGCAAAGTACAATGCAGCGATGCTAGCGCCCGATGACGAACTTGACGTGCGACTGGTTTCGCAGCAGTCACCAGGAGCGTTTGCGGTAATCCGCTCCGACGAAAAATTTGACCTGATCATTTCCAATCCTCCCTGGGAAGACGGATCGATCAACCAGCCGCTCGATCATGCGTTCTACGATCCGGGTTTTGCGCTGATGGATTCGCTGCTTGATGGTTTGCCCGAACATTTGAAACCAGGTGGTAAGTGTTTGCTTGCCTATGGGCATGTTCCTGCCATCAAACGCTTGCAAAGTGAAGCAGCAAAACGGAAATTGACGTTGAAAATCTTAGATGATCGAGATCTCGATTTATTGAGCACCGATTTTTTGCCAGGAATGCTGGTCGAAATCAAGACACCACTGACGAAGTGA
- a CDS encoding type II secretion system F family protein — MSSASVSSASVESELPKWLWRQFRQRSRLVLNSLQGPPYKMLAGFCHDFGMCVRSTTNISRSLELCLKPIRRSKLGSLWSDAAEKVSRGSSIAEALASGEPRLPPFFLPVVRAGEMSGRLDEAFAFLESHCKMLAGPATALRKLWLFPILVMLFGSAIKLLMHLGLGSIGGAITTLFVEAFSWVQLAVIVAIVLMTPVRYFFDQVRLAIPLVGALEREIALHPFFRVMSLLYGVGGHRVEMMIQTAARTVSNEAARRDLLQAGVAIENGATIAEAFRQVKMLTDDEKATIGVGEMSGVLERSFDQISNDTGSSMLSKLNIIQPILMRIVTAVVAMSIIGTAMGILF, encoded by the coding sequence GTGAGTAGTGCATCGGTGAGTAGCGCATCGGTGGAAAGCGAGTTGCCGAAGTGGTTGTGGCGTCAGTTTCGTCAGCGCAGCCGACTTGTGCTGAACAGTCTGCAGGGTCCGCCTTACAAAATGCTGGCAGGCTTCTGCCATGATTTTGGAATGTGTGTCCGGTCGACAACAAATATCTCGCGGAGCCTCGAGTTGTGCCTGAAACCGATTCGCAGGTCAAAACTGGGCTCTCTCTGGAGCGACGCGGCCGAAAAGGTTTCTCGCGGTTCGTCCATTGCGGAAGCGCTGGCGAGCGGTGAACCCCGACTGCCACCGTTTTTCCTTCCGGTCGTTCGGGCAGGAGAAATGTCGGGCAGGCTCGACGAAGCATTTGCGTTCTTGGAGAGCCACTGCAAAATGCTTGCCGGTCCCGCCACTGCTCTTCGCAAGTTGTGGTTGTTTCCGATCCTGGTCATGCTGTTTGGATCTGCGATTAAGTTACTGATGCACTTGGGGTTGGGTTCCATCGGCGGTGCAATCACAACGCTGTTCGTCGAAGCATTCTCGTGGGTCCAACTTGCGGTGATCGTTGCGATCGTGCTGATGACGCCCGTGCGATACTTTTTCGACCAAGTTCGCTTAGCGATCCCGCTGGTCGGCGCACTCGAACGAGAAATCGCTCTTCATCCTTTCTTTCGAGTGATGTCGTTGCTTTACGGTGTCGGCGGCCATCGAGTTGAAATGATGATCCAAACAGCCGCGAGGACCGTCAGCAACGAAGCCGCCAGACGCGATCTCCTGCAAGCCGGCGTCGCGATCGAGAACGGAGCGACGATCGCCGAAGCGTTCCGCCAAGTCAAAATGCTGACCGATGACGAAAAAGCAACGATCGGTGTCGGCGAGATGTCAGGTGTGCTGGAACGATCGTTCGATCAAATTTCAAACGATACCGGATCCAGCATGCTCTCTAAGCTCAACATCATCCAACCCATCCTGATGCGCATCGTCACCGCGGTGGTTGCCATGTCGATCATTGGCACGGCAATGGGGATCCTTTTTTAG
- a CDS encoding GDSL-type esterase/lipase family protein — protein sequence MITISIVLAIVAAIRWKHRTQAQRFTRWWFGAAALWIAWAFLYFEWNAIEHCSRPPALVANRPIVCIGDSLTDGMRPDRGYPDQLKAMVSVPVVNCGFSGISTSQGLGQMERVLGHDPQVVIIELGGHDFLKGYSRQSTKANLLKMIRQCRDHGAEVVLMEIPRGFIFDPYASLEREIAYQEDLELVPDTWLRQIVIMGPASLPGLWMPESRLSDDGIHSNPKGSFSIAKHVLRALHRMYGDKILAAKE from the coding sequence GTGATCACGATAAGTATCGTCTTGGCAATCGTCGCAGCGATTCGGTGGAAACATCGAACCCAGGCACAACGATTCACTCGGTGGTGGTTTGGCGCGGCAGCTTTATGGATTGCTTGGGCGTTCTTGTATTTCGAGTGGAATGCAATCGAACATTGCAGTCGCCCTCCGGCGCTCGTTGCGAATCGTCCTATTGTTTGCATTGGCGATAGCTTGACCGATGGCATGCGTCCTGATCGTGGCTACCCGGATCAGTTAAAGGCGATGGTGAGCGTTCCGGTTGTCAATTGTGGTTTCTCGGGGATATCGACGTCGCAGGGCCTCGGGCAGATGGAGCGCGTCCTTGGCCACGATCCTCAAGTCGTGATCATTGAACTGGGAGGCCACGATTTCTTGAAAGGCTATTCACGACAATCGACGAAAGCGAACCTGCTGAAGATGATTCGGCAATGTCGCGACCACGGTGCCGAAGTCGTCTTGATGGAAATCCCGCGTGGATTCATCTTTGATCCCTATGCCAGCTTGGAGCGAGAGATCGCGTACCAAGAGGACCTCGAACTCGTTCCCGACACGTGGCTTCGACAGATCGTTATCATGGGGCCTGCTAGCCTGCCTGGTTTGTGGATGCCTGAGTCAAGACTCAGTGACGACGGTATCCACAGCAATCCCAAAGGCAGTTTCTCAATCGCCAAGCACGTTTTGAGGGCGTTGCACCGCATGTACGGCGATAAGATCCTGGCCGCAAAGGAATGA
- a CDS encoding outer membrane protein assembly factor BamB family protein produces MYKTLTLACILGLATIGCSKTTPVKEISIEQSGIAVEDISPSEVDLAWPQWRGGTGGLADESSVPTTWTDQTNVRWKADVPGRGHSSPIVVGDLIVLGSATEEPPQQLVVAYDRASGQEKWRTVIHSEGFPSKRSVHQKATQANSTLASDGTHFVTAHLNGDHIWVTALGSGGELLWQTDIGAFSSKFGYAPSPVIYKSLVIVAADNQGGGYLVGLDIRTGDIGWRRSRGAVSSYSSPALVTLDGSDQLVITGLEKMASYNPATGDLIWETECISEATCGTVVSDGTHVFASGGYPDSETVCIDATGNRVWENRTKVYEPSLITDGENLFGITDGGVAYCWDAANGTEHWKKRLGGNFSSSPVICFGNIYVSDLSGNAFVFKASKDSYELVSKNKLGNDCYASPAIAGDAIFYRVGIGSGEERVEKLYCIAAASTDEP; encoded by the coding sequence GTGTATAAGACATTGACTCTCGCTTGCATTCTAGGTCTTGCCACCATCGGATGCAGCAAAACGACGCCCGTCAAAGAAATTTCAATCGAACAAAGTGGAATTGCGGTCGAGGACATCTCGCCAAGCGAGGTGGATCTCGCTTGGCCGCAATGGCGAGGCGGGACCGGCGGTCTGGCTGATGAAAGCAGCGTTCCCACCACCTGGACTGATCAGACGAATGTCCGTTGGAAGGCCGATGTCCCCGGTCGCGGTCATAGCAGCCCGATTGTCGTTGGCGACCTCATCGTGCTTGGTTCGGCAACCGAAGAACCTCCGCAGCAGTTGGTGGTTGCGTATGACCGCGCAAGTGGTCAAGAAAAATGGCGAACGGTTATCCATAGCGAGGGATTTCCCTCGAAACGATCCGTTCACCAGAAGGCAACTCAGGCCAACAGTACGCTCGCATCCGACGGCACTCACTTCGTCACCGCGCATCTCAACGGCGACCATATTTGGGTCACTGCGTTGGGGAGCGGCGGAGAACTGCTTTGGCAAACCGATATCGGTGCGTTCAGTTCTAAATTCGGCTACGCGCCCTCGCCTGTCATCTACAAGTCGCTCGTCATTGTGGCTGCCGACAACCAAGGCGGCGGCTACTTGGTCGGACTAGACATTCGGACCGGCGACATTGGATGGCGCCGATCTCGGGGAGCCGTCAGCAGTTACTCCAGCCCCGCGTTGGTCACGTTGGATGGATCCGATCAACTCGTCATCACAGGCTTGGAAAAAATGGCCAGCTACAACCCGGCAACGGGAGATCTGATTTGGGAAACCGAGTGCATCTCCGAAGCGACGTGTGGCACAGTCGTCTCGGATGGCACCCATGTTTTTGCCTCCGGTGGATACCCCGACAGCGAAACCGTTTGCATCGACGCAACCGGCAATCGCGTCTGGGAAAATCGAACGAAGGTATACGAGCCATCGCTAATCACCGATGGTGAAAATCTGTTCGGGATCACCGACGGCGGAGTCGCCTATTGCTGGGACGCTGCCAACGGCACCGAGCACTGGAAGAAACGCCTGGGCGGCAATTTCAGCAGCTCACCGGTCATTTGTTTTGGCAACATCTACGTATCTGACTTGTCCGGCAATGCCTTCGTATTCAAAGCCAGCAAAGACAGCTACGAACTGGTCTCGAAAAACAAGCTAGGTAACGACTGCTACGCTAGTCCAGCGATCGCAGGAGATGCGATTTTCTATCGAGTCGGAATCGGCAGCGGTGAGGAAAGAGTTGAAAAACTGTACTGCATCGCAGCGGCGTCGACAGACGAACCCTAG
- a CDS encoding DUF11 domain-containing protein: MKTITTLTLSLATTAVLVMTGCGVTSTKKLAHAPSIHMPAPQAVAIAPPAAMDSSPAAVAPQYANQAAAPNSKTNQSVSQVAFIGDLNTDVACPPETIFTEVPFEGTCQSCQAPAPQDCGGQGCGCQACEVVPHGYAMPNVPCVTGYDPQEFLCDGGDQNSDVFVRRDDTIGGLQPEDTVVHYTTEAGDIETNASNRVCVYAPRFSSVRKITGAVAGGHSIGLAAVDRPVGAGRVGINEGGVVIGETVELGHADVSRRIDAMRDRNRGVPVDSVLQPIQNVDVLALLTGLKLDQVNLLRDDQLAEVQRLALAAVAWTIDESVEVEIQDLKPPTIVRDQSVEGLTIYEFPEAGRLQVVKLADRADAKPGEVITFAIRVENVGDSAVDHVTLTDNLTTRLEYVVDSQTCSGGAEFSSVENDADSMQLVWNLTDKLRVGESVTVRFQCKVR; encoded by the coding sequence ATGAAAACGATCACCACTTTGACGCTCTCGCTGGCGACAACCGCGGTTCTGGTCATGACCGGATGCGGAGTCACGTCGACCAAGAAGCTTGCGCATGCACCATCGATCCACATGCCAGCACCGCAGGCAGTTGCTATCGCACCGCCTGCTGCCATGGATTCGTCGCCTGCAGCCGTAGCTCCACAATACGCCAATCAAGCGGCGGCTCCGAATTCAAAAACGAATCAATCGGTCTCGCAGGTTGCCTTCATTGGCGATCTAAACACCGACGTTGCTTGCCCACCCGAAACGATCTTTACGGAAGTTCCATTCGAAGGAACCTGCCAGTCTTGCCAAGCACCTGCGCCGCAGGACTGTGGTGGCCAAGGCTGTGGTTGCCAAGCCTGCGAAGTCGTCCCCCATGGTTATGCGATGCCTAACGTTCCTTGCGTGACCGGATACGATCCGCAAGAGTTTTTGTGCGACGGTGGCGATCAAAACTCGGACGTTTTCGTACGCCGCGACGATACGATCGGTGGCCTACAACCCGAAGACACAGTCGTTCACTACACGACCGAAGCTGGCGACATCGAAACCAACGCAAGCAACCGTGTTTGTGTCTATGCACCTCGGTTCTCGTCGGTACGCAAGATCACTGGGGCCGTTGCCGGCGGGCATTCGATTGGACTGGCCGCTGTGGATCGTCCTGTTGGCGCAGGCCGTGTTGGAATCAACGAAGGCGGTGTCGTGATTGGCGAAACCGTCGAACTAGGACACGCCGATGTGTCACGACGCATCGACGCGATGCGAGATCGAAACCGTGGCGTGCCTGTCGACAGCGTCTTGCAGCCCATCCAAAATGTCGACGTTTTGGCTCTGCTGACCGGTTTGAAACTGGATCAAGTCAACCTACTGCGTGATGACCAGCTGGCCGAAGTTCAGCGTCTTGCCTTGGCGGCCGTGGCCTGGACGATTGACGAATCCGTGGAAGTTGAAATTCAAGACTTGAAGCCACCGACGATCGTTCGCGATCAATCGGTCGAAGGCCTAACGATCTACGAATTTCCCGAAGCCGGACGTTTGCAAGTCGTAAAACTGGCTGACCGCGCCGATGCCAAGCCAGGCGAAGTGATCACGTTCGCCATCCGTGTCGAAAACGTAGGTGATTCGGCCGTCGATCACGTCACGTTGACTGACAACTTGACGACTCGGTTGGAATATGTCGTCGACAGCCAAACCTGCAGCGGCGGCGCCGAATTCAGCTCGGTAGAAAACGACGCCGATTCGATGCAGTTGGTCTGGAACCTAACAGACAAACTGCGAGTAGGCGAAAGCGTTACCGTCCGCTTCCAATGCAAAGTACGATAA